One genomic segment of Ipomoea triloba cultivar NCNSP0323 chromosome 9, ASM357664v1 includes these proteins:
- the LOC116028404 gene encoding auxin-responsive protein SAUR68-like has protein sequence MISSKKLIKLAKRWQKFAAIRRKRISFPRLNDDANSCSTSTAVNKGHFVVYTADQKRFVVPLSYLENEIIRQLLSMSEEEFGLPSDGPITLPCDAVFMEYIVSLLSRGLSRELEIALLNSVTSYRYSSAPLHQEGLRNQELLVC, from the coding sequence ATGATCAGCTCCAAGAAGCTCATCAAGCTGGCCAAAAGATGGCAAAAATTTGCTGCCATCCGAAGAAAGAGGATATCATTTCCAAGACTAAATGATGACGCAAATAGTTGCAGCACTTCCACTGCAGTAAACAAGGGTCATTTTGTTGTCTACACAGCTGATCAGAAGCGGTTTGTTGTCCCACTATCTTATCTCGAGAATGAGATCATTAGGCAACTCCTAAGCATGTCTGAAGAAGAATTTGGACTTCCAAGCGATGGGCCTATTACGCTACCATGTGATGCAGTCTTCATGGAATACATCGTTTCACTTCTTAGCCGAGGTTTATCCAGAGAACTAGAGATTGCATTACTCAACTCAGTTACTTCATATCGATATTCATCAGCTCCACTGCACCAAGAAGGGTTGAGAAATCAGGAATTGCTAGTTTGCTGA
- the LOC116028408 gene encoding auxin-responsive protein SAUR68-like, translating to MISSKKLIKLAKRWQKFASIRRKRISFPSLYDDADSCSTSSAVNKGHFTIYTADQKRFVVPLSYLENEIIRQLLSMSEEEFGLPSDGPITLPCDAVFMEYIISLLTRGLSQELENALLVSVTSHRCSSAPLHHEGWRNQELLVC from the coding sequence ATGATCAGCTCCAAGAAGCTCATCAAGCTGGCCAAAAGATGGCAGAAATTTGCTTCCATCCGACGAAAGAGGATTTCATTTCCAAGTCTATATGATGATGCAGATAGCTGCAGTACTTCTTCTGCGGTTAACAAGGGCCATTTCACTATCTACACTGCTGATCAGAAGCGGTTTGTTGTCCCTCTATCTTATCTCGAGAATGAAATCATTAGGCAACTCTTAAGTATGTCCGAAGAAGAATTTGGACTTCCAAGCGATGGGCCTATTACGCTACCATGTGATGCAGTCTTCATGGAATACATCATTTCACTTCTTACCCGAGGTTTATCCCAAGAACTCGAGAATGCATTGCTAGTCTCAGTTACTTCACACCGGTGTTCATCAGCTCCACTACACCATGAAGGGTGGAGAAATCAGGAATTGCTAGTTTGCTGA
- the LOC116028402 gene encoding inosine-5'-monophosphate dehydrogenase-like has product MADGAAQFDDGFPAVKLFNQGYSYTYDDVIFLPGYIDFPADAVDLTTKLSRNVSLSIPCVASPMDTVTESSMAAAMAALGGIGIVHSNTTPSQQASIVRSAKSHKIPFTADLVFVSPGDSIHSADEFGSAPCVFVTESGTQRSKLLGVVSRSSWESLSNKEARVSDYMTKSPTSLPSSYSFEDVAGYLEAQKLQFVPLVSEVDGEVVNLVTSANVDTIRGFPKLGLPSLGPDGKFLVGAAIGTRESDKERLEHLVKAGINAVVIDSSQGFSEYQINMIKFVKNTYPELDVIGGNVVTTYQARSLIQAGVDGLRVGMGSGSICTTQEVCAVGRGQATAVYKVSSVAEGSGIPVIADGGIKNSGHFAKALALGASTVMMGSFLAGSSEAPGTYEYTKDGLRVKRYRGMGSLDAMTKGSDARYLGDKAKLKIAQGVAGTVKDKGSVLKFIPYTMQALKQGFQDIGVSSIQSAHQHLRSGATRLEVRTGAAQTEGGIQEGGAHGLVSYEKGRYF; this is encoded by the exons ATGGCGGACGGAGCAGCTCAGTTTGACGATGGATTTCCGGCggttaaattatttaatcaaggTTATTCTTATACCTATGACGATGTTATATTTCTTCCAGGATACATAGATTTTCCGGCCGACGCCGTCGACCTAACCACGAAGCTCAGCCGCAATGTTTCCCTGTCCATACCGTGCGTGGCTTCGCCGATGGATACAGTTACGGAGTCTTCCATGGCGGCCGCCATGGCAGCTCTCGGTGGGATTGGTATCGTCCATTCCAACACCACGCCTTCGCAACAAGCCTCCATTGTCCGCTCCGCCAAGTCTCACAAAATCCCGTTTACTGCCGACTTGGTGTTTGTATCCCCTGGCGATTCGATCCATTCCGCTGATGAGTTCGGCTCGGCTCCCTGCGTTTTTGTTACCGAATCGGGAACTCAGAGGTCGAAACTGCTGGGTGTGGTGTCGAGGTCTTCCTGGGAGTCTTTGAGTAACAAGGAAGCTAGAGTTTCAGATTACATGACGAAGTCGCCGACGTCGTTGCCCTCGAGCTACAGTTTTGAGGATGTAGCTGGGTATTTGGAGGCACAAAAGCTTCAATTTGTGCCATTGGTGAGCGAAGTGGATGGCGAAGTGGTTAATTTGGTGACCAGTGCTAATGTGGATACTATCAGGGGATTCCCTAAATTAGGTTTGCCTTCACTGGGGCCTGATGGGAAGTTCTTGGTTGGAGCAGCAATAGGGACGAGGGAATCAGATAAAGAGAGGCTAGAGCATTTGGTGAAAGCAGGGATTAATGCTGTGGTTATAGATAGCTCTCAAGGATTCTCTGAATACCAAATCAATATGATCAAGTTTGTGAAGAACACATATCCGGAGTTGGATGTCATTGGAGGGAATGTGGTAACAACATATCAAGCCAGGAGTTTGATTCAGGCTGGTGTTGATGGGTTAAGAGTTGGGATGGGATCTGGCTCCATCTGTACCACTCAAGAAGTTTGTGCTGTTGGACGGGGTCAG GCTACAGCTGTATACAAGGTGTCATCTGTTGCTGAGGGAAGTGGTATTCCCGTCATTGCTGATGGTGGAATTAAGAATTCTGGCCACTTTGCTAAAGCTTTAGCCCTAGGGGCATCGACTGTGATGATGGGAAGCTTCTTAGCTGGAAGCAGTGAAGCTCCTGGTACTTATGAATACACTAAG GATGGTCTACGAGTGAAACGATATCGAGGAATGGGATCATTAGATGCAATGACTAAAGGAAGTGATGCAAGATATTTGGGTGATAAGGCAAAGTTAAAAATTGCTCAGGGGGTTGCTGGAACAGTTAAAGACAAGGGTTCTGTTCTGAAGTTTATACCATATACTATGCAAGCCCTAAAACAAGGATTCCAGGACATCGGTGTTTCGTCCATCCAATCAGCCCATCAGCATTTGAGATCAGGCGCAACAAGACTAGAG GTCCGGACTGGAGCAGCACAAACTGAAGGTGGAATTCAAGAGGGCGGAGCTCATGGACTGGTTTCTTATGAAAAGGGGAGATACTTCTGA